One genomic window of Sphingobacterium oryzagri includes the following:
- a CDS encoding EamA family transporter, protein MDKIKGIIAVSIGAASFGILSTFVKKAYAQGFTLGEVTGVQALFGMLLLWLALLVIYVSYRKYFQQYGRKSNRWPILLSGISTGAVSLLYYKCVQLVPASLAIVLLMQYIWIGQLIEFVFFKERPTRRTVIGIAVILLATLLATGLLERSMDSLNIIGIIYGMLAATAYAIFIIVNGRVGNDYPPLQKSAFMVSGSCIFIFVLLQPFSLFEVDTLFRIGPYGLLLAVFGTVLPPVMFAYGMPKIGISLGSILSAVELPVAVCMSYFVLHEQVSIGQFFGVICILIVVVALNLPKRKKHQSAL, encoded by the coding sequence ATGGACAAGATTAAAGGCATCATCGCGGTATCCATTGGGGCAGCAAGCTTCGGAATACTATCGACTTTCGTAAAAAAGGCTTATGCCCAAGGATTTACACTGGGTGAAGTAACCGGCGTCCAAGCGCTGTTTGGGATGCTACTGTTGTGGCTAGCACTCCTTGTCATATACGTAAGCTATCGCAAATACTTCCAGCAATATGGGCGCAAAAGTAATCGTTGGCCGATCCTGCTTAGCGGTATATCTACCGGAGCCGTCAGTTTGCTATACTACAAATGCGTACAGCTCGTGCCGGCTTCGCTCGCCATTGTCTTATTGATGCAATACATCTGGATTGGACAACTAATCGAATTTGTATTTTTTAAAGAGCGCCCCACACGACGAACGGTGATTGGCATCGCCGTGATTTTGCTGGCGACGCTATTGGCGACCGGTTTGCTCGAGCGAAGCATGGATTCGTTAAATATCATCGGAATTATATACGGCATGCTGGCCGCAACGGCTTACGCCATCTTCATTATTGTAAACGGACGCGTAGGAAATGATTATCCGCCATTACAGAAAAGTGCTTTTATGGTTTCCGGGTCCTGTATTTTTATCTTTGTTTTGTTACAGCCGTTCAGTCTTTTCGAGGTAGACACGTTGTTCCGTATTGGCCCTTACGGATTGCTTTTGGCTGTATTTGGCACCGTGCTGCCGCCCGTAATGTTTGCCTACGGCATGCCAAAAATTGGCATATCGCTAGGCAGTATACTCAGTGCCGTCGAGCTGCCTGTTGCAGTTTGTATGTCTTATTTTGTTTTGCACGAGCAGGTTTCGATCGGGCAATTTTTTGGCGTGATTTGTATTTTGATTGTCGTCGTCGCATTAAACTTACCGAAACGAAAAAAGCATCAGTCTGCTCTTTAA
- a CDS encoding mechanosensitive ion channel family protein gives MEKTNFINIPSLEKSLIYDWSFGRIATLGLPDELTHVVASSLLLLATLILLLTADFISRKIIKAVFVKLIKRTTATWDDKLLDNKVLNHLSHLIPAFLAQQLLPAIFIGFPNFTALLIKGLSVITTILVFQLFNALLKTARDILKTSKAFADKPIDSYLQVAQLFFMFVCGTIIFSIVTGNSPWSFLVSLGAASAILMLVFKDTILGFVASIQVSANDSVRVGDWVEMAKYGADGDVIQINLNNVKVQNFDKTIVSIPTHTLLTDSFKNYRGMRQFGGRRIKRAINIKISSIRYLDEEEIKNLRRIDLLAPYIEERQQEIEQYNQDVQADAAMPVNGRRMTNIGLFRAYITRYIQNNPNVHQDRMLMVRQLAPTEHGLPLELYMFAASTEWIFYENTMANIFDHLFAAIKYFDLEVFELPASDDLRQLLKAQFTKNNADRYSPEVSENLQ, from the coding sequence ATGGAAAAAACAAACTTTATTAACATACCTTCCTTAGAAAAAAGCTTAATATATGATTGGTCATTTGGCAGAATAGCTACGCTAGGTTTACCCGACGAGCTTACCCATGTCGTGGCATCGAGCTTGTTGTTATTAGCGACGTTGATCCTGCTGTTGACAGCCGATTTTATCAGCCGCAAAATTATCAAGGCGGTGTTCGTAAAACTGATTAAAAGGACGACAGCAACCTGGGATGACAAACTACTTGACAATAAGGTGCTCAACCACCTTAGTCACCTGATTCCAGCGTTTCTTGCGCAACAACTCCTCCCAGCGATATTTATCGGATTTCCCAATTTCACCGCTTTATTAATCAAGGGTCTCTCGGTGATCACCACGATTTTGGTCTTCCAATTGTTCAATGCCTTACTAAAAACCGCGCGCGATATCTTAAAAACGTCAAAGGCTTTTGCGGATAAACCGATTGATAGTTATCTACAGGTCGCTCAATTATTTTTCATGTTTGTATGCGGCACGATCATCTTCTCGATCGTCACGGGCAATTCACCTTGGTCATTCCTGGTGTCTTTGGGTGCTGCATCGGCCATCTTAATGTTGGTTTTTAAAGATACGATTCTTGGCTTTGTAGCGAGCATACAGGTATCAGCAAATGATTCTGTACGTGTAGGTGACTGGGTAGAGATGGCAAAGTATGGTGCAGATGGCGATGTAATACAGATCAACCTAAATAACGTAAAAGTCCAAAACTTCGATAAAACGATTGTCTCTATCCCGACGCATACTTTGCTCACCGACTCGTTTAAAAACTACCGGGGAATGCGTCAGTTTGGCGGCAGACGCATAAAAAGGGCCATTAATATCAAGATTTCATCCATACGGTATCTGGACGAAGAAGAAATCAAGAATCTACGTAGGATTGATTTATTAGCGCCATATATTGAAGAAAGACAGCAGGAAATTGAGCAATACAACCAAGATGTTCAGGCCGACGCGGCTATGCCGGTAAACGGTAGACGTATGACAAATATCGGCTTGTTTAGGGCTTACATCACGCGCTACATACAAAACAACCCAAATGTACATCAAGATCGAATGCTGATGGTAAGGCAGCTTGCACCGACCGAGCATGGTCTTCCATTGGAATTATACATGTTTGCGGCCAGCACCGAATGGATTTTTTATGAAAATACGATGGCTAATATCTTTGACCACCTATTTGCAGCGATTAAATATTTTGATCTGGAAGTTTTTGAATTGCCGGCTTCCGATGATCTTCGACAGTTGCTAAAAGCGCAGTTTACGAAAAACAATGCCGATCGCTACAGTCCAGAGGTTTCGGAGAACTTGCAATAG
- a CDS encoding electron transfer flavoprotein subunit beta/FixA family protein, giving the protein MKILVCLSNVPDTTSKITFTDNNTAFNSNGIQYIINPYDEIALAKAVELAEGGKGTVTVIHVGEAAAEPTIRKALAVGADDAVRVNAVARDAWFVANQIAHYAKEQQFDLILTGRESIDYNGAQVQGFLGELLSIPSISIAKKLTINETEATVEREIEGGKEVLTVSLPIVVGTAEGVAEPKIPNMRGIMTARTKPLQVAEPVDVPLLSKIAHYETPPARGQVKLIDKAEIAQLVNLLHSEAKVI; this is encoded by the coding sequence ATGAAAATACTTGTATGCTTAAGTAACGTTCCGGATACGACTTCAAAAATCACATTTACGGATAATAATACCGCATTTAATAGCAATGGAATTCAGTATATCATTAATCCTTATGATGAAATTGCATTGGCCAAAGCCGTTGAACTAGCCGAAGGTGGTAAAGGAACGGTCACGGTTATCCATGTCGGAGAGGCCGCTGCCGAACCAACCATAAGAAAGGCACTTGCGGTGGGCGCAGACGACGCTGTACGCGTTAACGCAGTGGCGCGCGACGCATGGTTCGTAGCCAACCAAATTGCGCATTATGCAAAGGAACAACAATTTGACTTGATACTGACCGGTCGTGAATCAATCGATTATAATGGTGCACAAGTACAAGGCTTTTTAGGCGAACTATTGTCCATCCCATCGATTTCAATAGCGAAAAAATTAACGATTAACGAAACAGAAGCTACTGTGGAACGGGAAATCGAAGGTGGTAAAGAGGTGCTTACGGTATCACTACCAATCGTCGTGGGTACGGCCGAAGGCGTCGCAGAACCTAAAATTCCGAACATGCGCGGTATTATGACCGCAAGAACGAAACCGCTGCAAGTTGCCGAGCCGGTGGACGTGCCGTTGTTATCAAAAATAGCGCATTATGAAACGCCTCCAGCACGAGGGCAGGTAAAGCTTATTGATAAAGCTGAAATCGCGCAGTTGGTCAACTTGTTACACAGTGAAGCAAAAGTCATTTAA
- a CDS encoding tetratricopeptide repeat protein: MSNRIAELLVFLEEAPNDPFLKYALTMEYKKIGDKEKTLTGFKDLVSKHPDYVGTYYHYAKYLEELKQLEDALVIYREGMAIAQRVRNRHALGELQAAYNLAQGIDEDDWDA, from the coding sequence ATGTCCAATAGAATAGCAGAACTCTTGGTTTTCCTTGAAGAGGCACCGAATGACCCTTTTTTGAAGTATGCCCTCACCATGGAGTACAAAAAAATAGGAGATAAGGAAAAAACCTTGACCGGATTTAAAGATTTGGTTTCCAAGCATCCCGACTATGTGGGGACTTACTACCATTACGCCAAATATTTGGAAGAGTTAAAGCAATTGGAGGATGCGCTGGTCATTTACCGGGAAGGTATGGCGATTGCACAGCGTGTTCGCAACAGGCACGCATTAGGCGAATTGCAAGCAGCTTATAATCTTGCGCAAGGAATTGATGAGGACGACTGGGATGCGTGA
- a CDS encoding nucleoside permease, with amino-acid sequence MSIKLRLTIMSFFQFFVWGAWLITIANYWFGTKQWDGTQFGAIFATMGIASLFMPTLMGIIADRWVNAEKLYSLMHFLYAATLFYLPQVDDPQLFFYIILLAMCFYMPTLALSNSISYTALTTGKYDLVKAFPPIRVWGTIGFIAAMWLVNLSGNKATAHQFHIAGVAAFGLSLFAWSLPKCPPRNVNRDNQSLMQTFGLEAFKLFGNYKMALFFIFSMFLGGALQLTNAYGDVFLDEFKFYPKYADSFVIEYSTIIMSISQVSETLFILAIPFFLKRFGIKKVMLLSMFAWVLRFGLFAYGDPTVGLWMIVLSCIVYGMAFDFFNISGSLFVETSTNSHIRSSAQGLFMMMTNGFGAVLGSLLSGWIIDHYFTLHFADLSTLATYLKTDVSNQNLLTFVQNRGVSILQDGLLSGEVMLKDWQHIWLAFAGYTLVIAILFALLFKHKHEKSAL; translated from the coding sequence ATGTCCATTAAATTACGATTAACCATCATGAGTTTCTTCCAGTTTTTCGTGTGGGGAGCTTGGTTAATTACAATAGCAAACTATTGGTTTGGCACGAAACAGTGGGACGGAACCCAATTTGGAGCAATATTCGCAACGATGGGCATCGCTTCTTTATTTATGCCTACGCTCATGGGTATTATTGCTGATCGGTGGGTAAATGCGGAAAAGCTGTACAGCCTCATGCACTTTCTATATGCCGCGACACTTTTTTACTTGCCACAGGTCGATGATCCGCAGCTTTTTTTCTACATCATCCTGTTAGCAATGTGTTTCTACATGCCGACTCTCGCCTTATCAAATTCCATTTCTTATACAGCATTGACAACGGGAAAATATGATCTGGTGAAAGCTTTCCCGCCTATTCGCGTGTGGGGTACGATTGGTTTTATCGCGGCGATGTGGCTCGTGAACCTCAGTGGAAATAAAGCGACCGCGCATCAATTTCATATTGCTGGCGTGGCGGCATTCGGGCTGAGTTTGTTCGCCTGGAGCCTTCCAAAATGTCCGCCGAGGAATGTTAATCGCGATAACCAATCATTGATGCAAACCTTCGGATTGGAAGCCTTCAAATTATTTGGTAATTATAAGATGGCTCTTTTCTTTATCTTTTCCATGTTTTTGGGTGGCGCCCTACAATTAACGAATGCATATGGCGATGTTTTTCTTGACGAATTTAAGTTTTACCCGAAATATGCGGACTCCTTCGTTATTGAATATTCCACCATCATCATGTCTATCTCGCAAGTGTCGGAAACGTTGTTTATTCTCGCCATCCCATTTTTTCTAAAGCGATTTGGCATCAAGAAGGTCATGTTGTTATCTATGTTTGCCTGGGTACTACGCTTCGGTTTATTTGCTTATGGTGATCCTACCGTCGGACTATGGATGATTGTTTTATCGTGTATAGTGTATGGAATGGCTTTCGATTTTTTCAACATATCCGGTTCGCTTTTCGTAGAAACCTCCACAAATTCGCATATTCGAAGTTCGGCGCAAGGGCTTTTTATGATGATGACCAATGGCTTTGGTGCAGTATTAGGCAGTTTATTATCTGGGTGGATAATAGACCATTATTTTACGCTGCATTTTGCAGATCTTTCGACATTAGCCACGTATTTAAAAACCGACGTTTCTAATCAAAATCTCCTGACGTTTGTACAAAATCGTGGTGTTTCCATTCTACAAGATGGCTTGCTAAGCGGTGAAGTAATGCTCAAAGATTGGCAACACATCTGGCTTGCTTTTGCGGGCTACACCTTGGTAATCGCTATTTTATTCGCTTTGCTGTTCAAGCATAAGCATGAAAAATCAGCGTTATAA
- a CDS encoding C40 family peptidase, protein MVLTIRRSLFHFFCLLFVVALLSSCGARKKGTGVLRSPGASTSGKNEIPTDASDARNKAWSGSKMDNYASILGVSTKDLDNKALYHFIDDWMGSPHRLGGLEKSGIDCSAFVGILYRQVYGHDLPRTSRDMGDQVKRKYENKLREGDLIFFSFGGRNIDHVGVYLRNNKFVHVSTRKGVIISDMKDNWYYKYFVRCGTPKI, encoded by the coding sequence ATGGTTTTAACGATTCGTCGCTCACTATTTCATTTCTTTTGCCTGTTGTTTGTTGTTGCTTTGCTTTCGTCTTGTGGCGCAAGAAAAAAGGGAACGGGTGTTTTACGATCGCCCGGCGCGAGCACTTCGGGGAAGAATGAAATACCAACAGATGCGAGTGATGCGCGAAACAAAGCATGGAGTGGTTCTAAGATGGACAATTACGCGAGTATCTTGGGCGTTTCCACAAAGGATCTGGATAACAAGGCACTTTATCATTTTATTGATGATTGGATGGGTAGCCCACATCGCTTGGGCGGATTAGAAAAGTCAGGTATTGATTGCTCTGCGTTTGTCGGCATATTGTATCGTCAGGTTTATGGGCATGATCTTCCGCGCACTTCACGCGATATGGGTGACCAAGTGAAGCGTAAGTATGAAAACAAATTACGCGAAGGCGATTTGATCTTTTTTTCATTCGGCGGTAGAAATATAGACCACGTAGGCGTTTATCTCCGAAACAATAAATTTGTGCACGTATCCACACGAAAAGGCGTGATCATATCGGATATGAAAGACAATTGGTATTACAAATACTTCGTTCGTTGCGGTACGCCCAAAATCTAA
- a CDS encoding electron transfer flavoprotein subunit alpha/FixB family protein has translation MSILVYIENVEGALKKSTFESLSYAKAVADLTGETATALSIGRVSQDELNKVGQYGIEKVIEVDNNDLEKFVNQAYASVIADVAKSMGATTVILSNSFSGKGLAPRVAAKLGAALADGAIALPTISGVTWQIQKTVFSNKAIATEELHEQKKVIALTPNSFEAKEAAVAVTIEKYEPQLAPNDLSTVIKEIVRATDKVSLPEASIVVSAGRGLKGPENWAMIEELADVLGAATACSKPVSDAGWRPHAEHVGQTGLAVSPNLYIAIGISGAIQHLAGVSASKTIVVINKDPEAPFFKVADYGIVGDAFEIVPQLIEAFKAYKNN, from the coding sequence ATGTCAATTTTAGTATATATTGAAAACGTCGAAGGGGCTTTAAAAAAATCTACATTCGAATCCCTATCCTACGCCAAGGCAGTTGCCGATCTTACGGGAGAAACTGCAACGGCGCTGAGCATCGGCCGTGTTTCACAAGATGAATTAAACAAAGTAGGACAATACGGGATAGAAAAGGTGATTGAAGTCGACAACAACGATTTGGAAAAATTCGTTAACCAAGCTTATGCATCGGTCATTGCTGACGTAGCGAAAAGTATGGGCGCAACTACCGTTATCTTATCCAACTCTTTTAGCGGAAAAGGCCTTGCGCCACGCGTAGCGGCCAAATTAGGCGCTGCCCTGGCCGATGGCGCGATCGCACTGCCAACCATATCGGGCGTGACCTGGCAAATACAAAAGACTGTTTTTTCGAATAAAGCCATTGCTACGGAAGAGCTGCACGAACAAAAAAAGGTGATCGCTTTAACGCCTAATAGTTTTGAAGCTAAAGAGGCGGCTGTAGCTGTAACGATTGAAAAATATGAACCGCAGCTGGCTCCAAACGATCTTTCCACAGTCATTAAAGAAATTGTTCGTGCTACGGATAAAGTTTCGTTGCCCGAAGCGTCTATCGTCGTTTCAGCGGGTCGCGGTCTTAAAGGACCGGAAAACTGGGCTATGATCGAAGAATTAGCTGATGTATTAGGCGCAGCAACGGCCTGTTCCAAACCGGTATCTGATGCCGGATGGCGCCCACATGCGGAGCACGTAGGCCAAACCGGACTTGCGGTCAGTCCGAATCTGTACATTGCTATCGGTATTTCCGGCGCAATTCAACATTTGGCTGGCGTGAGCGCATCCAAAACCATTGTGGTTATTAATAAAGATCCGGAAGCACCGTTCTTCAAAGTTGCTGATTATGGTATCGTTGGCGACGCTTTTGAGATTGTACCACAGCTTATTGAAGCGTTTAAAGCTTATAAAAACAACTAA
- a CDS encoding bifunctional nuclease family protein, whose translation MKKIKLDIVGLSYSQTQSGAYALVLGEIGGNRRLPIIIGGFEAQAIAVEIEKMQPSRPLTHDLFKTFADNFQISIKEVLIYNLIDGIFFAKLICSDGEKTLELDSRTSDAVALAVRFGSPIYTYDFIMDAAGIIIESNDFAFLENIENISPKENTLQKEPTPEKAPTVQSPYASLSDEQLEATLNKAIEAEQYETAAKIRDEIERRKS comes from the coding sequence ATGAAGAAAATCAAATTAGATATAGTTGGGTTATCATATAGTCAAACACAATCAGGAGCATACGCGTTAGTTCTTGGTGAAATAGGAGGCAACAGACGTTTACCCATTATCATCGGTGGATTTGAAGCCCAGGCTATAGCTGTTGAAATCGAAAAGATGCAGCCTTCCCGGCCATTGACGCACGACCTCTTTAAGACATTTGCAGATAATTTCCAGATTAGTATTAAGGAAGTGTTGATTTATAACCTGATCGACGGCATCTTCTTTGCCAAATTGATCTGCTCGGACGGTGAAAAAACCCTGGAACTGGACTCAAGAACATCGGACGCCGTTGCATTGGCCGTGCGGTTCGGTTCTCCAATCTACACGTACGACTTTATTATGGATGCCGCAGGCATCATTATTGAAAGCAACGATTTCGCTTTTCTGGAAAATATCGAAAACATTTCACCGAAAGAGAACACCTTGCAAAAAGAACCTACGCCAGAAAAAGCGCCCACCGTTCAATCGCCCTACGCAAGTCTTAGTGATGAACAACTGGAAGCTACGTTAAACAAAGCTATAGAGGCCGAGCAATACGAAACGGCTGCAAAAATTCGCGACGAGATCGAACGAAGAAAATCCTAA
- a CDS encoding copper resistance protein NlpE, producing MRFVVYISGLFVLLFLLVSCLNTRTNASIENNKFGKVTESRLVGTYRGDLPCTDCEAIATVLTIKSDKDYTLEYVYVGKSAEAFSKSGKWDLQENELNLEGLDFKYKVEPNQLRQLDLSGNEITGDLAERYVLHSLD from the coding sequence ATGCGTTTTGTTGTATATATAAGTGGACTTTTTGTACTGTTGTTTTTGCTAGTTAGTTGCTTAAACACACGCACCAATGCGAGTATTGAAAACAACAAATTCGGAAAGGTGACAGAAAGTAGGCTTGTTGGTACATATCGAGGAGACTTACCTTGTACAGATTGCGAAGCTATTGCAACAGTATTAACCATCAAAAGCGATAAAGATTACACGCTTGAATACGTATATGTAGGCAAGAGCGCTGAAGCCTTCTCGAAATCCGGAAAATGGGATTTGCAAGAGAACGAGCTTAATTTGGAAGGTTTAGACTTCAAATACAAAGTGGAACCTAATCAGCTTCGTCAACTCGACTTATCGGGCAACGAAATTACAGGCGATTTAGCCGAACGTTACGTTTTGCATTCGTTGGACTAA
- a CDS encoding calcineurin-like phosphoesterase family protein gives MKNICWALALCALSGTALAQNVAKGVVYIDANANGVRDKKEIGLAGVSVSNGVEVVQTDAQGNYQLPVKNDNIIFVVKPAGYKLPLDEENHARFYYIHKPNGSPTLEYPGVKPTGKLPKSIDFGLQAVDEPTKFSAFVFGDPQAYDEAEMAYFKRAVVDEAKERKGPLFGISLGDLVGNDLSLHPSYRKTISQMGLPWYNVIGNHDLNFDVTSDSLSDESFERLFGPANYAFNVGNTHFIVLDDVLYPHPTTGKGYQGGFRKEQLDFLENNLKFVPKDKLIVLAFHIPLNPDNENWYRNEDRQRLFDILGSFPHTLSLSAHTHFQQQNFYTAAHGWRGEKPHHEYNVGTTSGDWYSGQLNAQGIPVSTMRDGTPKGYAVLHIDNNTYAFDYKVVGKDDAYTIGLFGPATIAEKYVRRYPLYANFYLGTKDDKVRYKVDAGNWKEMERVDEHDPAYTQDVLTFDGAEDFVQGRRPSDVVPSTHLWKIKLPKMAVGKHVITVEATDLFGRLHTATKEVEVK, from the coding sequence ATGAAGAATATTTGCTGGGCATTAGCTTTATGTGCCCTATCCGGAACAGCTTTAGCGCAAAATGTAGCTAAAGGTGTAGTGTACATCGACGCAAATGCTAACGGTGTACGGGATAAAAAAGAAATTGGTTTAGCTGGCGTGAGCGTAAGCAATGGCGTTGAAGTCGTGCAAACCGATGCGCAGGGTAACTACCAACTACCGGTGAAAAATGATAACATTATTTTCGTTGTCAAACCAGCAGGCTACAAACTTCCCTTAGATGAGGAAAACCATGCACGCTTTTACTATATTCATAAACCAAATGGATCGCCAACGTTAGAATATCCGGGCGTTAAGCCTACGGGAAAGTTGCCTAAATCCATAGATTTTGGCTTGCAAGCGGTTGACGAGCCAACAAAGTTTTCGGCATTTGTCTTTGGCGATCCCCAAGCTTACGATGAAGCGGAAATGGCATATTTCAAACGTGCCGTTGTAGATGAAGCTAAAGAACGTAAAGGTCCACTTTTTGGAATTAGTCTTGGCGATTTGGTCGGAAATGACCTGAGTCTGCACCCAAGCTACCGAAAAACTATCAGTCAAATGGGCTTACCTTGGTACAATGTCATTGGTAACCACGATTTAAATTTTGATGTAACGAGTGATTCCCTCTCCGACGAATCTTTCGAGCGGTTGTTCGGACCTGCAAATTATGCTTTCAATGTCGGCAATACTCACTTCATTGTGTTAGATGATGTGCTGTATCCGCATCCCACGACTGGCAAAGGCTATCAAGGTGGTTTTCGTAAAGAACAACTAGACTTTTTGGAAAACAACCTGAAGTTTGTTCCGAAAGACAAACTTATTGTATTGGCTTTTCATATACCGCTTAATCCGGATAATGAAAACTGGTATCGGAATGAAGATAGACAGCGCTTGTTTGATATCTTAGGTTCTTTCCCACATACCTTATCGTTGTCTGCTCATACCCATTTTCAACAGCAGAACTTTTATACAGCAGCTCATGGCTGGAGAGGAGAGAAGCCACATCACGAATACAATGTCGGTACGACATCCGGCGATTGGTATTCTGGGCAGTTGAACGCGCAGGGCATACCCGTATCCACCATGCGCGATGGTACGCCAAAAGGTTACGCCGTGTTGCATATTGATAATAATACGTACGCCTTCGATTATAAAGTAGTTGGAAAAGACGATGCGTACACCATCGGTTTGTTCGGACCGGCCACCATAGCGGAGAAATATGTGAGACGCTACCCGTTGTATGCTAATTTTTATCTCGGTACAAAAGACGATAAAGTGCGCTACAAAGTAGATGCAGGCAATTGGAAAGAGATGGAACGTGTGGATGAGCATGATCCGGCTTATACGCAAGATGTATTGACTTTTGATGGAGCAGAAGATTTTGTGCAAGGCAGACGCCCGTCAGATGTCGTGCCATCAACACACTTGTGGAAAATTAAATTGCCAAAAATGGCTGTAGGCAAACATGTTATCACAGTAGAAGCAACTGATCTTTTCGGTAGACTGCATACAGCAACCAAAGAAGTAGAAGTGAAATAA